The following is a genomic window from Crossiella equi.
GCGGATGAACAGGTCCACGTCCGGCATCTCCGGCTGGTACAGGTACCGCGCGAAGACCTTCTCGTCGATCTTCTCCGGGTTGAGCTTCCCGGCCGCGACCTGGCGGGCGATGTCCCGGGCGGCGTCGGCGATCTCGGCCCGGCCGCCGTAGTTGAGGCACATCGCCAGGTTCAGGACGGTGTTGTCCTTGGTGCGCTCCTGCGCGATCTCCAGTTCCTTGATCACGCTGCGCCACAGGCGCGGGCGGCGGCCGGACCAGCGGATGTTCACGCCGAGCTCGTCAAGCTCGTCGGTGCGGTCCCGGATGACGTCCCGGCTGAAGTTCATGAGGAAGCGGACCTCCTCGGGGGTGCGCTTCCAGTTCTCGGTGGAGAAGGTGTACAGCGACAGCCACTTCACCCCGAGCTCGATCGCGCCCTTGACCACCTCGACCACCACGGCCTCGCCGCGCTTGTGCCCATCGGTGCGGGGCAGCCCGCGCTCCTTGGCCCAGCGACCATTGCCGTCCATCACCACGGCGATGTGCTTGGGCACCAGGTCGGCGGGGATCGCCGGCGGGCGCGCGCCGGTGGGATGCGGATCCGGTGGCCGGACGCCTTTCTGTTCGCGCCCAACCCGCCGTCGCAGCATCGTCGGCTTCCTCCTGCTCACTGAGTTGACTACGGACCACACTACGGCTGGGGTTCGGTCACCACGGCCGCGCGTTTGCGTTCCACCAACGGTAGCGAACGCAGCTGGCGCTCCAGATGCCACTGGAGGTGGGCGGCCACCAGGCCGCTGCTCTCGCGGCGGGCGGACTGCGTGGACTGCTCGGCGACCGGCCAGTCTCCGTGCAGCAGCGCCTCCAGCAGCCCGAAGGTCTCCTGGGTGGGGTTGGCCGAACCGGGCGGGCGGCAGCGCGGGCACACCGCGCCCCCGGCCTGGACGTTGAAGGACTGGTGCGGGCCGGGGGTGCCGCAGCGCGCGCACTCGGTGATCGCGGGTGACCACCCGGCGTAGGCCATGGCCCGCAGCAGGAAGGCGTCCAGCACCAGCGGCGCGTCCCGGCTGTTGTCGGCCAGCGCCCGCAGCGCGCCCACGACCAGCAGGTACAGCCGCAGCGCGGGGGCGTTCTCCTCGGCGGTGAGCCGGTCGGCGGTCTCCAGCACCGCGCACCCGGCGGTGTAGCGGCCGTAGTCGTCGACGATGCCCACGCCGAAGGCGTCCACGGTCTGCACCTGGGTGATCACGTCCAGGGTGCGGCCGGGGTAGAGCTGCACGTCGACGTGCCCGAACGGTTCGAGCCGGGCACCGAACCGCGAGGTCATGCGCCGCACGCCCTTGGCGACCGCGCGCACCTTGCCGTGCCGGCGGGAGAGCAGCGTGACGATGCGGTCGGCCTCGCCGAGCTTCTGCACCCGCAGCACCACCCCGGTGTCGCGGTAAAGACTCACCCGCACATGGTCCCACGCCCGGCGGGGTGCTCCGTCACACCCGCAGCGCGGTGAACGGCGCGAGGGGGATGTTGCGCACGACGAACCAGGCCAGTGTGATGACGAGCACCACCACCGGTGCCCAGCGCAGGGTGGTCCAGGAGCGGTGCGGGCGGCCGCGGGCGCGGTTGGCGGTCCAGAGCAGCCAGGTGGGGACGAGCACGGCCACCGCGAGCAGGCCGACGGCGTTGTAGTGCAGGGCGTCGCCGAGCCTGCCGTGCAGCAGGCTGTAGATCATGCGCAGCGAGCCGCAGCCGGGGCAGACGATCCCGAACAGCAGCTTGGTGGGGCAGGTGGGCAGCACGCCGCCGGGAGTGGTCGGGTCGGCGGCGAGGACCACAGCGCAACCGCCCGCCGCCGCGAGGAGCACGGCGACGGGCGGCAGGACGCGCTGGAGTGCCGGAAGCGGCATCAGGTGGTCGGGATCGGGAAGTTCGTCGGCAGGTTGGTGAGGTCCGACGGCAGGTCCGGGACGGAAGCGACCAGTGCCGCGATGAACAGGAACCAGGCGATGATGCCGATGACCCACAGGCCCACCGCGGAGATCGCGCTCCACATGGCCCACTTCTTGGCCGCCTCGGCGGAGCGGCGGGCCTCGTCGAACTGGCCGGACATCCACAGCCCGTTGACCGCGTTGGACTTCACGATCGAGACCACACCGAGCGGAAGGCAGCAGAGAACCGTGGTCAGGATGGCCCAGACCAGGTAGTTGTCCGGGGCCGGACCGGGGTTGCCGTAGCCGTAGCCACCCGGCTGCTGCTTCGGGTTGCCGTACGGGTCCTGCGGCTGGCCGTAGGGGTCCTGTGGGTAGGTCACCGAACTTCTCCTTGGTGCACGTTCACGTTGAAGAAGGCCTGGTGCCATCTCCCCCCGTGGTTCGTGGGCAAAATACGCCCTATCCCCGACATCGCGCTCGTGGTTTCGCCGGTCCGTGACCTGATCTCACCCGATCAGAAACCGAGGCGGCGGAGCTGCTTGGGGTCGCGCTGCCAGTCCTTGGCGATCTTGACGTGCAGGTCGAGGTAGACCTTGGTGCCGAGCAGGCTCTCGATGTGCTTGCGCGCGGTGCTGCCGACCTGCTTCAGGCGCGAGCCCTTGTGGCCGATCATGATGCCCTTCTGGCTGTCGCGTTCCAGGTAGACCACGGCGTGCACGTCGATCATGTCGTTGCGGCCGGGGTGCGGCACCATCTCCTCGACGGTGACCGCGATGGAGTGCGGCAGCTCGTCGCGCACGCCCTCCAGGGCGGCCTCGCGGATGAGCTCGGCGACCAGGGTGGCCTCGGGCTCGTCGGTGAGCTCGCCGTCCGGGTAGAGCTGCGGGCCGTGCGGCAGCTTGCCGACCAGGAGCTCGGTGAGCGCCTCGACCTGGAAGCCGTCGACGGCCGAGACCGGGATCAGGTCGGTGAACTCCATCACCTCCTGCAGCGCGAGCAGCTGCTGGGCGACGGTGCCCTGGTCGACCAGGTCGGTCTTGGTCACGATGCCGACGACCGGGGTGGACTTGGCGATCTTCTTCAGCTCGGCGGCGATGAACTTGTCACCGGGGCCCACGGGCTGGTCGGCGGGCACGCACAGCCCGACCACGTCCACCTCCGACCAGGTCTCCTTGACCAGGTCGTTCAGCCGCTGGCCGAGCAGGGTGCGGGGGCGGTGCAGGCCGGGGGTGTCCACGATGACCAGCTGCGCCTCGGGCCGGTGCACCACGCCGCGGATGGTGTGGCGGGTGGTCTGCGGGCGGCTGGAGGTGATGGCCACCTTCGTGCCGACCAGTGCGTTGGTGAGCGTGGACTTGCCCGCGTTGGGCCTGCCGACGAAGCAGGCGAAGCCGGAGCGGTGGGTGTCACTGGCGCTGGTCACCCGGCCATTCTCGCAGTCCCGGGATCAGCTCCGGACGGGCGGGCTGATGCGGTGCAGCTCCAGGGTGTCCGGCAGCGGGGCCCGGCCCGGGCCGCCCGCGGTGAGCCAGCGGTCCAGGTCGCCGAGCACCGCCTCGCCGAGCACCAGGCCCAGCCAGACCGGTTTGCCGCCGCCGGGGCGCTGGACCACCACGACGTTGGACTGCGCGCACACGTCCAGGCAGTCGGAGACGGTCACCTTGGCGCCGACCCGCTCGGCCAGGGCGCGGAGGTCGGCGAGCTGGCGGTCGTGGTCGACCTCGGGGTGCTTGCGGGTGGTGCCGCAGCAGCAGTCACGGCAGACGGTCAGGCGCACAGACCGCCACGCTACGCGGCGACCGGGGTCCGGGCCGAGGGCCGGACGCGAGACGTGGTGATCATCATGGACAGGGCGGCGGCCGCCATGCACAGCCCGGCGGCGGCGTACCAGGCCGCGGTGTAGCCGCCGAGCTGTTCGCGGAGCAGGCCCGCGCCCGCGGCGGCGACGGCCGCGCCGACCTGGTGGGCGGCGAAGACCCAGCCGAACACGACCGGGCCGTCGGCGCCGAAGTGCTCGCGGCACAGGGTGACCGTGGGCGGCACGGTGGCCACCCAGTCCAGGCCGTAGAAGACGATGAAGACCAGCATGCTGGGCTCGGCGGTGCCGCCGAACAGGCTGGGCAGCAGGAACAGGGACAGCCCCCGCAGCGCGTAGTAGGCGCCGAGCAGCACGCGCGAGTCCACGCGGTCGGTGAGCCAGCCGGAGAAGACGGTGCCGACGATGTCGAAGACGCCGACCAAAGCGAGCAGCCCCGCGGCGGTGGTGGTGGGCATGCCGTGGTCGTGCGCGGCCGGGATGAAGTGGGTGCCGACAAGGCCGTTCGTGCTCATGCCGCAGATCGCGAAGCCCGCGACCAGGTACCAGAAGACGCGGGTGCGGGCGGCGGTGCGCAGCACGGTGAGCGCGCGGCGGGCCGCGCCCCGGGAGGGCTCCGGCAGCGGTTCGGGCCCGGTGGCGCCGTAGGCGGCCAGGCCGACCTCGGCGGGGTGGTCGCGCAGCAGCCACAGCACCAGCGGTGCGACCAGCAGGGCCCCGGCGGCCACCAGCAGGCTGGCCCAGCGCCAGCCGTAGGACTCCAGGAACACCGCCTGCAACGGCAGGAACACCAGCTGACCGGCGGCGCTGCCCGCGGTGAGCACACCGGTGACCACGCCCCGGTGCCGCACGAACCAGCGGCCGGTGACGGTGGCCACGAAGGCCAGTGCCATCGAGCCGGTGCCGATGCCGACCAGCACGCCCCACAGCAGCACCAGCTGCCAGGAGGCGGTCATGAACACGGTGAGCCCGCTGCCCGCGGCGACCAGCAGCAGGGCGGCGGTGACCACGCGCCGCATGCCGAAGCGCTCCATCAGGGCGGCGGCGAAGGGGGCGGTGAGGCCGAACAGCAGCAGGTTGACCGACACGGCCAGGGAGATGGTGCCCAGCGGCCAGCCGAACTCGGCCTGCAGCGGGGTGATGAGCACGCTGGGGGTGGCGCGGAAGCCGGCGGCACCGACCAGGGCGACGAAGGCCACCGCGGCGACCACCCAGGCGCGGTGCAGGCGCGGCCGGGCAAGCTGGGTCTGGGTCACGCACCCAGCCTCGGCCAGCGGAAACGGGACCGCGAGTGGCCGGTGGGCCATCCTGTGTCAGGATCGGGCCATGACCCGTCCCCACCGCGTCGCGATGCTCGTGCTCGACCATGCCGCCGGGGTCGACCTCGGCGTGCCGCCGCAGGTCTTCCGCTGCGCCGCCGACGAGGACGGGCGCCAGCTGTACGAGACCCGGGTGTGCACCCCGGACGGCGGCCCGGTGCGCGCCTCGGCCGGGTACCAGGTGCTGCCCGAGCACGGCCTGGAGGCCTTCGCGTGGGCGGACACGGTGATCGCCTGTGGGGTGCACGACGGTCCGGCGGTGGTGGACGGGGTGGTCGCCGAGGAGGTCGCGGAGGCCTTCCGGACGGCCGCGTCGGCGGGCAAGCGGGTGCTCTCGATCTGCACGGGCGCGTTCGTGCTGGCCGCGACGGGCCTGCTGGACGGCAGGCCCGCGGCCACGCACTGGCGCTGGGCCGAGCGGTTCCGCCAGTTGTTCCCGCGGGTGCGGCTGCGGCCGGAGGTGCTGTTCGTCGACGACGGCGACGTGCTCACCTCGGCGGGCGTGGCGGCCAGCCTGGACCTGTGCCTGCACGTGATCCGCCTGGACCACGGCGCGCGGGTGGCCAACCGGGCGGCCCGCCGCTGCGTGGTGGCGCCGTGGCGGGACGGCGGCCAGGCCCAGTTCATCGAACGCCCGCTGCCGGAGGAGGCGGACACCGGCACGGCCGAGGTCCGGGAGTGGTTGCTGGGCAACCTGGACCGTCCGCTGGAGCTGCGTGAGCTGGCGGAGCGGGCACGGATGAGCGTGCGCACGTTCACCCGCCGCTTCCGCGAGGAGACCGGCCTGAGCCCCGGGCAGTGGCTGGTGCGGCAGCGGGTGGAGCTGGCCCGGCGGCTGCTGGAGGAGACCGACCTGGCGGTGGACCTGGTCGCGCGGCAGGCCGGGTTCGGCACCGCCGCGTCGATGCGGGCGCACCTGCGGGCACAGCTGGGCACGGCCCCGAGCAGCTACCGCCGCACCTTCCGCCGGGCGGGCTGACCCAGCGAACCGCGGCTCGGGCTGGCCGTTCCCCGAGGCCGTGTTGGCCGATCGGCCAACACGGCCTCGGGGCGGCTGCGGGTCAGTGTGTGGTGTGCGGGACTCCGTCTGGGCCTGCCACGTGGATCGCGGCCTTGGCGTTGACGTCGGCGACCGCGGCCCGGGAGGCCTCGTCGGCCGCCGGGGAGTCCGTGACCACGGCGGCGGCTTCCAGGCCCTCGGCGCCGCTGGCGACCGCGGCCGCGACCGCGGCCTGGAGGGCGGTGAGTTTCAGGGAGGGCAGGGTGACCGTGGTGGCGGCGTAGGTACGGCCGTCGGTGTCGCGGACCGCCGCGCCCTCGGCGGCGCCGGTGCGGGCCCGGGAGGCGCGCGCCAGGGTGATCAGCTTGGTGTCCTCGGGGTCGAGCTCAGGCACGGGAGTCCTTTCCGTCGTCGGTGGCCGCTCCGGCCGCCGTCAGGGCGCCCGCCGGGGTGACCAGCACCGTGGTGATGCGCATGCGGCCCCGGTTGTCCTTGCCGCCCTCGGCCCGCATGCGCAGGCCCTCGATCTCGGCCTCCGCGCCCGGCAGCGGGACCCGGCCCAGGCGCTGGGCCAGCAGGCCGCCCACCGTCTCGACCTCGGAGGCGTCCAGCTCCACGCCGAAGTAGGCGCCCAGGTCCTCCACCGGCAGGCGGGAGGACACGCGCACCGACGGGGTGCCGTCGCCCAGCACCTCGATGGGCGGGCGCTCGTCCGCGTCGTGCTCGTCGGTGATCTCGCCGACGATCTCCTCGATGATGTCCTCGATCGTCAGCAGGCCCGCGGTGCCGCCGTACTCGTCGACCGCGATCGCCAGGTGGTTGCGGGAGACCTGCATCTCCTTGAGCAGCTCGTCCAGGCGCTTGGAGTCCGGGACGAAGCTGGCCGGGCGCATGAGCTCGCGCACGGACACGTCCCGGTCGGCCTCGGCCGCGCCCTCCACCGAGGAGCGCACCAGGTCCTTGAGGTTCACCACGCCGACCACGTCGTCCACGCTCTCCCCGATGACCGGGATGCGGGAGAACCCGGTGCGCAGGCACAGCGCGAGGGCCTGGCGCACGGACTTGTCCTGCTCGATCCACACGATCTCGGTGCGCGGCACCATGACCTCGCGCGCGATGGTGGCGCGCAGCTCGAACACCGAGTGGATCATCTCGCGCTCGCCCGCGTCGACCACCCCGCGCTCCTGGGCGAGGTCGACCAGCTCGCGCAGCTCGACCTCGGAGGAGAACGGGCCCTCGCGGAACCCGCGGCCCGGGGTGATCGCGTTGCCGATGAGGATCAGCAGCTTGCTCAGCGGTCCGAGCACGGTGCCCAGGGCGCGGACCAGCCCGGCCAGCGGCACCGCGACGCCGTAGGGGTGCTGGCGGCCGATGGTGCGCGGCCCGACGCCGACCAGCACATAGCTGACCACGAGCATGCTGAGCATGGCGGTGAGCGCGGCCAGCCAGTCCGGGTCGAACCAGTTCAGGCACACCACGGTGATGAGCACGGTGGCGGCCAGCTCGCAGCCCAGCCGCAGCAACAGCAGCAGGTTGATGTGCCGGGGCCGGTCGGCGACCACGGCCGCGAGCTGCCGGGCGCCCGCGCGGCCCTGCCGGACCAGCGCGTCCACGCGGGCCCGGGAGACCGTGCCGAGCGCGGCGTCGGCGGCACCGAACACCCCGGCGGCGAGCACGAGCAGGACCGCGATGACGACCAGCGTCACGGGGTCTGACATGGCTCTGGCCGCCTCAGCCGGTGGGGTCGCTGTCCGCGGGGGGCTGCTGCGGGGCGGCGGCCGGGGCGGCCTCCTCCTCGCCCTCGTGCAGGCCGACCGCGCCGAGCACCTTGTCGTCGGCGGCGCGCTGCTTCTCCTGGGTCCGCGCCGAGCGGAAGTCGGCGAGGATGCGGTTCTGCAGCGAGAACATCTCCCGCTCCTCCTCCGGCTCGGCGTGGTCGTAGCCGAGCAGGTGCAGTACGCCGTGCACGGTGAGCAGGTGCAGCTCGTCGGTGAGGCT
Proteins encoded in this region:
- a CDS encoding isoprenyl transferase, which codes for MLRRRVGREQKGVRPPDPHPTGARPPAIPADLVPKHIAVVMDGNGRWAKERGLPRTDGHKRGEAVVVEVVKGAIELGVKWLSLYTFSTENWKRTPEEVRFLMNFSRDVIRDRTDELDELGVNIRWSGRRPRLWRSVIKELEIAQERTKDNTVLNLAMCLNYGGRAEIADAARDIARQVAAGKLNPEKIDEKVFARYLYQPEMPDVDLFIRPSGEMRTSNFLPWQSAYAEYVFQDILWPDFDRTHLWRACEQFASRDRRYGGALPNPVAPEPNPVAPDTPAGLGLAPIEQVTGGTR
- the recO gene encoding DNA repair protein RecO produces the protein MSLYRDTGVVLRVQKLGEADRIVTLLSRRHGKVRAVAKGVRRMTSRFGARLEPFGHVDVQLYPGRTLDVITQVQTVDAFGVGIVDDYGRYTAGCAVLETADRLTAEENAPALRLYLLVVGALRALADNSRDAPLVLDAFLLRAMAYAGWSPAITECARCGTPGPHQSFNVQAGGAVCPRCRPPGSANPTQETFGLLEALLHGDWPVAEQSTQSARRESSGLVAAHLQWHLERQLRSLPLVERKRAAVVTEPQP
- a CDS encoding DUF2752 domain-containing protein: MPLPALQRVLPPVAVLLAAAGGCAVVLAADPTTPGGVLPTCPTKLLFGIVCPGCGSLRMIYSLLHGRLGDALHYNAVGLLAVAVLVPTWLLWTANRARGRPHRSWTTLRWAPVVVLVITLAWFVVRNIPLAPFTALRV
- a CDS encoding CD225/dispanin family protein translates to MTYPQDPYGQPQDPYGNPKQQPGGYGYGNPGPAPDNYLVWAILTTVLCCLPLGVVSIVKSNAVNGLWMSGQFDEARRSAEAAKKWAMWSAISAVGLWVIGIIAWFLFIAALVASVPDLPSDLTNLPTNFPIPTT
- the era gene encoding GTPase Era translates to MTSASDTHRSGFACFVGRPNAGKSTLTNALVGTKVAITSSRPQTTRHTIRGVVHRPEAQLVIVDTPGLHRPRTLLGQRLNDLVKETWSEVDVVGLCVPADQPVGPGDKFIAAELKKIAKSTPVVGIVTKTDLVDQGTVAQQLLALQEVMEFTDLIPVSAVDGFQVEALTELLVGKLPHGPQLYPDGELTDEPEATLVAELIREAALEGVRDELPHSIAVTVEEMVPHPGRNDMIDVHAVVYLERDSQKGIMIGHKGSRLKQVGSTARKHIESLLGTKVYLDLHVKIAKDWQRDPKQLRRLGF
- a CDS encoding (2Fe-2S) ferredoxin domain-containing protein → MRLTVCRDCCCGTTRKHPEVDHDRQLADLRALAERVGAKVTVSDCLDVCAQSNVVVVQRPGGGKPVWLGLVLGEAVLGDLDRWLTAGGPGRAPLPDTLELHRISPPVRS
- a CDS encoding MFS transporter, translated to MTQTQLARPRLHRAWVVAAVAFVALVGAAGFRATPSVLITPLQAEFGWPLGTISLAVSVNLLLFGLTAPFAAALMERFGMRRVVTAALLLVAAGSGLTVFMTASWQLVLLWGVLVGIGTGSMALAFVATVTGRWFVRHRGVVTGVLTAGSAAGQLVFLPLQAVFLESYGWRWASLLVAAGALLVAPLVLWLLRDHPAEVGLAAYGATGPEPLPEPSRGAARRALTVLRTAARTRVFWYLVAGFAICGMSTNGLVGTHFIPAAHDHGMPTTTAAGLLALVGVFDIVGTVFSGWLTDRVDSRVLLGAYYALRGLSLFLLPSLFGGTAEPSMLVFIVFYGLDWVATVPPTVTLCREHFGADGPVVFGWVFAAHQVGAAVAAAGAGLLREQLGGYTAAWYAAAGLCMAAAALSMMITTSRVRPSARTPVAA
- a CDS encoding GlxA family transcriptional regulator encodes the protein MTRPHRVAMLVLDHAAGVDLGVPPQVFRCAADEDGRQLYETRVCTPDGGPVRASAGYQVLPEHGLEAFAWADTVIACGVHDGPAVVDGVVAEEVAEAFRTAASAGKRVLSICTGAFVLAATGLLDGRPAATHWRWAERFRQLFPRVRLRPEVLFVDDGDVLTSAGVAASLDLCLHVIRLDHGARVANRAARRCVVAPWRDGGQAQFIERPLPEEADTGTAEVREWLLGNLDRPLELRELAERARMSVRTFTRRFREETGLSPGQWLVRQRVELARRLLEETDLAVDLVARQAGFGTAASMRAHLRAQLGTAPSSYRRTFRRAG
- a CDS encoding cytidine deaminase; its protein translation is MPELDPEDTKLITLARASRARTGAAEGAAVRDTDGRTYAATTVTLPSLKLTALQAAVAAAVASGAEGLEAAAVVTDSPAADEASRAAVADVNAKAAIHVAGPDGVPHTTH
- a CDS encoding hemolysin family protein — its product is MSDPVTLVVIAVLLVLAAGVFGAADAALGTVSRARVDALVRQGRAGARQLAAVVADRPRHINLLLLLRLGCELAATVLITVVCLNWFDPDWLAALTAMLSMLVVSYVLVGVGPRTIGRQHPYGVAVPLAGLVRALGTVLGPLSKLLILIGNAITPGRGFREGPFSSEVELRELVDLAQERGVVDAGEREMIHSVFELRATIAREVMVPRTEIVWIEQDKSVRQALALCLRTGFSRIPVIGESVDDVVGVVNLKDLVRSSVEGAAEADRDVSVRELMRPASFVPDSKRLDELLKEMQVSRNHLAIAVDEYGGTAGLLTIEDIIEEIVGEITDEHDADERPPIEVLGDGTPSVRVSSRLPVEDLGAYFGVELDASEVETVGGLLAQRLGRVPLPGAEAEIEGLRMRAEGGKDNRGRMRITTVLVTPAGALTAAGAATDDGKDSRA